CCCTTACCTACTGGAGTCCAGTTCAGAAACTTGTTGCATATCTCTCGATCTTCaagtattttcttctgttttcctccagTCTTTGGAAAGATTCATGGCTGACATAAAAGTCTTTGACTCGCTcagaattcatttttatatgatGTGAGGGACAGGGCTCTAGTTTCCTTCTTCTGTACGTGGATTTCCAGTCTTATCTGCATGTGGAGGTTTGCATAGGTGTAGGCTCTATAGACTcttgtgcttgaatgcttggtcatagctctatagactcatgtgtttgaatgcttggttatagggagtggcactattagtagatgtggccttgttgcagtaggtgtggacTTCTTGGagaaagtgagtcactgtgggagtgggttttgagatctcctatgctcaagctacatccAGTGACACAGACTCGTCTGTGCTTAGGAATCTAAACaaggaactctcagctcctccagctccatgtcaGCCTGGATACTGCTGTGCTTCTTACCATGATGacgatggactgaacctctgaactctaagccacctacaactaaatgttttctgttcTAAGCCTGGCAATGATCGTGGTGTCCCTTAACAATGATAAAACCTAAGCTAAGACACTGCCTCATCTATTAAAGAagttgtctgttttttttttttttttacactgtatGCTCTTACCCTCTTTGTTGAAAATCAGATGTAAGTAGCTACATAGCTTTGTTTCTTGGCCCTCTGTCCTAGCCCCATAGTAAATTAATCTGTTTTTGTGCTTGAGACTGTGTTGATTTTGTCACTGTATCTCTATACTATACCTAATGTCTCTTATTAGATGCTTGAAGCACTGCTCTTTGTGTTCAGCATTGGTTGAGCCATTCAGTGTCTACTGTGTTTCTGTATGgattttaaggtttgtttttctatttctgtgatctATGCCATTGAAAACTTGATAGAAACCATGCTAAAGATCGAAACAGCTTTTGGCAGTACAGGTCCTTTCCTAGTGTTAATTCTGGCAATCTGTGAGTGTGAAGAGTTCTTGGGGCTCACTTTCTTCAGTCTTTCCAGCTTTTCATTGCAGAGGTCTTTCATCTCCTTGGtttggtctgtctgtctttctattttGATGGTATTGTGAATAGGATCATTatcctgtttcatttttaaaatttttatatcattatttttatttaaagtgtatctatgttttgcctgcatctatgtctaggcaccacatgcatgcctggtgctcatgaACTTGAGAAGAGGCCACCAGATGCCCTGATACTGTtcttacagatggctgtgagatgtcacctgggtgctggggatccaatcTGTGTTGTCTGAAAGTGTaacaagtgttcctaactgctgagccatctctctatccccaaatatttctttattctatctatatgtatgtgtgcctgcatatttgtatgtgtgcatcacATGTGAGCAGGGGCCCGAAAAGGTTGACAGAGTCTGTCAAATCTCACAAAACTCGTGGTATAAGCAGTTGTGAGCaaccatatgggttctggaagCCAAACCTAGGACTTTTGCAGAAACAGAGGGTACCTCTAACTTCTAAACGCTTTATCCACCCCTAGAAAGgcattctatttaattttttaattttgggttttgctttttgagaaagggtcacactgtgtagttctggctggcaaGCAACATGCTATGTTGACCAAACTCAGTGATATGCCTATCTTtatctcccaagcactggggaaaggcatgtaccactatgtaCAACCTATCTTTTTTTAAGTAGGAATGCCTTTTGTTGGTATATAGAAAAGTTTTGGGGTTTGTTATCTTGTTTGCTAAAATTCCTCATCAATCTAAGAGTTTTCTTATTGACAACTTAAGATAGGTTAAGTACTCATGGAAATAAACCCTAGCAACGATTAAGAATTTAAAAGTCATTACATATCTGCCCATATTTCCTATTAGACACATATTTGGCGCTAACTCAGCTAAGTATTTATACTcaggttttctttctcagttaacCTCTAAGTACAAACTTTCCTggtcattttcttgtattttgacTATCTTCCTCAATTCTCAGGAGTTAAGTACACAATTATAACTAAATACTTTATACGATCTTTGGAAAAAAGGATGTCTTGCTTACTTCTGtatttaatatcatttttaacAACTGGTCAGACTTTGTTGCTTTCACGTTTGTTACTGATTCAATATTGTATAGTCTTGGCTCGGATACAACATCCATTTAGCATCTGCTCTGAAAACAGGTGAGTTGTggaattttcatttcttaaaggTACTTTTCCTTATTTAATGCCTTTAGAATAATTCATCTTTAATGGTGCTCTGAGAACACTCATGGCTATAGTTTCTGCTTTCATTGTCTTGGCCCAGGGTATAGTAAAGTGTCCTCGTTCATGAACTCTGTCTTAGTTCTCCAACTTTGAATACCTTTCTGCATTGTATCTTTTACTATTATAACTTCTCAATTTGTTCTTGCTtcttcttagggaaaaaaattgTCTCCATTTTCAAGACTACCATCCTGCGTAAAACTGTAATCTCTTTATTAATTCCCATGGCtcctctctgccttatttttttccaCAGTAGTAATctgaatcttttttattttcagccCTCATCTTTTCTTCTTGTGCACCATCGTACTCTCCCAGTTGCAtagtttaaaatgttatttctatgCTAATGAATTCCAAATTTTCTCTCTAGTTCAGACCTCTCTCCCAAACTTCAGACTCACATATCCAACTGCCTGCCCAATTCCACTTGGATTTCTAGCTGACAACTCGAATTTAACATGTCTGAAATTGAACTGTCTCCCTGAAATGTGTTCCATCCACAGCCTTCTCCATCCCCGTGGCTGCCAGCTCCCCAATTTCTACTGCTCAGATCAAGAGGCCTGAGTTGCCTTTGATTTGTCTCCCGTTAGTGGATCCTGATGGCTCTGACTTCAAAATATACACGGAACCTAACAAGATTTGAAACTCCACCCATTCGCTGCTGCCAATCAATTGCAAGTAGAGATCATTTCTCACTAAGTTTGTAACCATGGTCTTCCAGCCTGGATCTCTGTTCTCAAGCGGAGAAGCTCACACATATCACAGAAACATCAGCATTGCCCATGTTTCAAGACACTATTGTGGTGTGGTCTACCACATgtctgggagggggtgggggcaggtctGAAACTTTGGATGAAGtgacattgtactggctagttttatgtcaacttgacacaactggaattatcacagagaaaggagcttcagttgaggaaatgcctccatgatatccaactgtaaggcattttctcaattagtgatcaaaggggaaaggccccttgtgagtggtgccatctctgggctggtagtcttgggttctataagagagcaggctgagcaagccagggttagcaagccagtaaagagcatccctccatggcctctgcatcagctcctgcctcctgacctgcttgagttccagtcctgacttcctttggtgatgaacagcagtatggaagtgtaagctgaataaaccctttcctccccaactgcttcttggtcatgatgtctgtgcaggaatagaaaccctgactaagacagacatctTCATGTTATGTCCAGAACAGAGTCTCCTTAGGTGATCACTATCCCAAGAAATCAGAAaagagaactgtttttttttttttttttttagtgcttaAAGAACTGCTCTCTTGTTTTGATGCCCAAAGCCTCTAAAGTGGTTGCCTCACTTTTACTTTTTGTTGCAGACagtttaggtttgttttgttttaactgcaCAGTTGAAAGaccctcttcctttcccagctCACGCACAGTCAATAACTTTTTCTCTGCGAAGGGCATAAAATGGCAGACTGACAGCCTGTTCAAGCTTTCCTgtagttctctttctcttcctcaatATTTTCCAAACTCAGTTCATGTCCTGTCAAACTATCTGTGAAAAACTATGGCTCGTACGATGCTGCTTTGTATCTCCTCGTCCCTCAGGACTGAGGTGTGGCTAAAATGTCTTCCAGGAAGCCTGCAATGTCTGATTGCTACCCTACTTGTGAATATCCATGCCTGCTAGAGAATCTTACCCCTCACACAGAAACGAGCAGAGTGAAGAGCATCTTAAGTAGTGGGAGCTGTGACTACagcaagcagagagggagaagacCAAGGAGCATCAAATAGTCATATGCTCATAGCAAAGCTGTATTTATGGTGAACTTGTACAAGTACAGCGTCACAGATAGGCTCTTTAGTAATGGCGCCCATTCTGTCTTACTTGACTCCCGACTAAGATGGAAAGATAGGATCCACAGTCTTGCCAGGCTGTGCCAAGCCCTAGCTGTCGATAAGGATGCTGCCTTGTCTCTCAGCAACTGCACATGAGCTCTAGATACCCTTCATCATTGCTTATCCTTCCCTTTGACCCCTCAagcacactgtcaataggaaaggctgatggaaagaaaggaaaaaagccaCACACATGATCATGTAATCCCTCCTGCTCCCAACCCCCAGCCTACCCTAGAATAGCCAGGAGCCAAGCTGTAGGTAGACCCCCTTCCCGATATGTTTCAGACTGACTCAATGAGCCATGCCTTATGTCATTTGTAATTCAGTTTGATCTCTGAGCTTTTCCTTTCTGGGAAAGCCTTCCTAGGGAGCTCTGACAGTGAATTAAGGAATTTTCCAAATGTACAGATCTACAAATCATCCTTATCACCTCAGTACAGGCTCAGCCTTCTTTTGGGGCATTCTTTGCAAATATAAATCAGGCCTTTTTAAATTCCTCATTTacataaatcatattttattttctattgttctgTGACTTGATGTTAAAGATTAACTCATTAGTTAAATTatcataataaattaaattatggTAGATATGTTAGATATAATTAGGTATTAGGTACTCTTGTACCTAACATAATTAGAGCTATCAATGGTTACAGCGACACCCATACTGCATGCAGTTAACTGGTGCCCGTAGAAGTCAGAATTCAAGTCTCTAGAATGTACTATTAGAGGAATCAGAACCTGACAATCAACGTCTCAAGTTTTCCAACAGACTGAATGGGAACAAGCTTCATTTGCTGACGCTCTGTGTAAGAAGGCAAAGTTACTGAGTTCTTCTGACTACTGAAGAAGCATCCGTCTTCGCTTTCATAGTTAGGTTCAGTGGAAGATAACGAATGGTCCAAGGGTCTGATTGCTATGAGCCTTCTGAAACCGTATCACAGTTAATAGCATTTCAATGATGTAATGACGTGAGTATTCCCCCCAGAAAAACGTTCCCTGAGGTCCAGTAATGAGAGCATAATTACCATGCTGACTCTAACATAAGAGAGTTTATACCCAGTAGATGAAcatcataaataattaaatgtttcatAGCCTTTCAACCTGTCTTTATGTTCTTATGTCTTGGACAACAATGACTGGGGTTTTTATTTAACTAACTGGCTCTACCAAAGGATGGGGAAAATACTTGAAAGAATGCCTTTGAACAAGCATAAACCTACCTGCACAATGCTGGTGTTCTATGGTATCCCTGTATCcatttcttccttgctttgtTAGGCCTTTTGTTCTCTCCTTGTACTTTTGTACACTGTGTGCTTCTACACAGAAGACTTCAGACTGTTTCTGCTCATCATTCTCCATTTGCCAGAGCCAGGGCttccccacctcttcctctctccaggtTCTCTACCATGCTTTTCTCCacattttttccttgtttttatttgctttcctcttctttgtttgtcttcattcctttccttgtttctttttttttttttaataagtcttTAATCAATTGCTCCATATCTAAGAGCAGAGTATCAAGGGATATTATGAAAAACACAATACAAAGTAAGAGTTTACCAGTGAGTGACTCAGGACTCCCCAAACCCTGctgtcatggaaacagaacaataTGATGCGATTCTTTCAGAAAAACAAGacgtatttatttcaatttacaaAGTAATAAACTGTTATAAAACCTATTTAAGCTGGGGTTCTCACTTTTCTCCCAAGGAGTCCTCAAACTTAGGTTTCTCTTGTCTCTATTTCCTGAGTGTAAGAATTATAGGTATTTGGTCTCAGGCTCTTTTCAGTGAATGAAGGGGATAAGAGGAGGAATAAATTAACCATAGATTGTgcataataattttaatgtaataataataGAGAGCGAAGACCTTAAGTAACCCTACAATTgttgcaaaataattttatttacctAACACATGGATTCAAACATATTTGacagtttgtaaaaaaaaaaagttttaatctgcctttctatataaaaaaatattgcaAATTCAGTCAAGAGAAAAATTTGTTGAAACAGTATCTCACTGTAGTTTAGTGGCAGGTCTAGCACACACCTCATAGCTcacactagccttgaactctaaGCAATCCTACTGTCTCATCCACAAATGTATTGGGATCttaaacatacacaaacatacccaAACTAAGAATTTTGAAAAGCTCATAATTCTTAAAAACTCTTCTTTTGTTATTAAGCATGATTCTAAAAGAAGAGAACTTCAAGACCTTTGTACAAACtctgtcaaaaataaatactttctcttAACTATAACATTAAAGGTTTCACATTTTCCATAAATGTTAAATTTTCTCCAAGTTTCACAATAAGGGGTAAATAGATATAACACCTAATGACTGAAGTTTATGTTGTGTTTatgcttttgaaaattaataaaactgacACAGGAGTGGACATCTCTAAAGTGACATTAATGgattgcttgcttttcttttcttttctttcttttattttattttattttttatttgctattttgttACTGTCTCTGAGTTTCTTTTTAAGCAAAGTTCCTAGGAAATTGTGTCCTCTTGTGGTCACTGGCAAAAACAACATGTTTTCTTCAGGAAGAACCAAATCTAACAATGGGAGTTGGGCTTAAGGCTTCAGGAACAACCTTCTTTGGGGGGCTGAGAGTGGGAGTGATGGAGGGGATACTcccagagaaaagagagatgaaaGTTATGtgtaaccaaaaccaaaaaagccatATAAATTGCCCGGTTTCTACTGAAATTGCTGAGCACCGGATGGCTGAAAAGGAGATATTTAAATGGTTACACAGCAGGAATGTGATTATGGTAAAATGTCCTGAAGAGTTTGTATTCCATAGGATTGTTTCTTCAGTTATCAGAGCAACTCAAAGATAACTGGGGAGTGCCATGCCAACTAGAGGTTGTGATAGCAACTCTCCAAGCCCCATTTACTCTAAgcatgaaaacaacaaaataaaatcaagagaaaaatGTAAGACTATGTATTCATCTGCCTGGGTCTTGCTCTTCCTTGAGGgaatacagtctttttttttttttaattggttttttaatttatttacatttcaaatgttattccccttcctggtctcccctcagaaaaccccctatcctaccctttctccccctgcttctatgagggtgttcacccactCTGATACACATGCTATGCCTGAGGCtagagccattggtccctccatgtgtattctgcAATTCCTAATCCAACCCTCATTTCAATGTCAGATATTCTAGTGATTAACAttgatttacattttatttgctcATCTGAGGAgtcctttgtttcttttgcttttcagtCTTTCACCTTCTTGATTAAAAGTTTCAAATTGTATAACTTTAGCTCCGTATTATTACAGAAACTCAGGATGATAAAAATAGAATCTGTTAATTCATGAATTACAATATCATCAGCAGGACCAAGATGCTCAAATATCACTAAGGCTATCCGAAAACCAGGTGTGATGGGTACCACTGGTGCTGATGCAGACTTCATATGACACTTTTGCAAAAAGTATCTCTTTGAAATATCAAACTGGGAAGTTCCTGTAGAATGTCAAAATTGGATGAAACCTAAGACGTGCAACCTCACCTGATACCTAATGAACTGGAGCCTTCTAACATATGCCTCCTCCTGTGAGAAGGCTCCTGTGCTTCACCTAAGCAATGCAAAGAAATGAGTTCCAAGGTAAACACAGACCTGGATAACTTGTCATCTGACCTCAGAGGAGAGAAGACTGGAGAACCAGTGTGGAGGATTCACTTAGCTTTTGTGCAAATCCAACTCTGAAACCTACCAGCTTGCTGACACTGCCAGTACACACTGAAAGTGTAAGGATAATTACAGGTGCTCTGTGTGCCCAGGATgagatattcatatatatatatatatatatatatatatatatatatatatatatatcctccctccctccctccctccccccaggaaGAACTGCACGTGCCCAGTTTGCAGCCTGAAAACAAAGCCCCTTGTGAATTCTGCCAGTACaaagcatttgttgttgttttcagcgATCATTTAAgaggatctttttaaaaataaagtgagatAGATCCTCATTAACCTAATATTTCCAAAGAAAGTTACCAGATTGGCAGAAGCCTTAAAGGAGAAGCCATAAAACTGTTTTACttagaagacaaaaatcaaaaaataaagtcTCAGATGTTAGGCTGAAGCACTGTGTAAAGCATAAACTGTCACATCGGTGAGTATCAGACTTGTGGTCACACAAGGGACTCGTCATCCATtcttaccaggaaaaaaaaatcatttagaaaaaCGTTATAAACCGTTGAATGCAGCAGAGTGAGCAGCTCATCTCAGCTTGTCAGGGTTCGCACAGCATTAACCCTAGACATTGCTGAGAGTTGATTCGCCTGGCAAGACACCGCTTTCTGCTCAAAATGTAAGTTCTAGCCCCACTTAACAAGTACTCTCATCTTCAGTGCCTCTGAATGAgttcaggaggaatttcttctcaAAGCTTAAATACATTTCTTGTGACCCTGTTTGAAAGATAAGTCAGAGAATGACCTGGgccattctttttaaattctcttctGAGTATTTTGGTTTCAGGAGCTTTGCCTTGGCTCAGTCGGGGGAAGGGGGATCTAACACTATGATAAGGACAGAGGCCTCCCTCAGTGCAGCATCAGGGCTGGCCTGCAGATTGGAAGTCTTAAGAAAGGTGCACTTGCTCTCTGCGTGGGCAGAGAGACGTACTATTCCTCCTCACCTGCTACAACTCTTCCCTTTGAACCATTTCCCTCTCTGGAGTACACCTCCTGATCTCCTCCTAGTCTTCCTTAGCCTTGATTCCCAATGAAGAAAAGGTTCctgtctttgaaatatttttaacactcagctaaaaaaaaaatagattttttgaGGTTGATGTTAATAAAGGGTGAATCGAGATTTCTGCAGTCACCCAATTGCGAGATACTCTGAAATTCATATTTAGAAACGAGAGCACTTGGTAAGAGGATGCGGCAGAATTTCTGCCACGTTTTGTTTCCAAGAGATAAATTCTTGTCGGTGAAAAAATGCAAATGCAAGGGTGCAGGAGTGGCTTTATTTTGAGAAGAATTGGCTACGAGCTATTAAAATTAAGTGGAGGTCAAGTAGAATCTGGTTTTCAGCCAggctgtcattttaaaatatggcagCGGCGGGCGAGGCAGGCCAGTTGGCACACTGTGGTCATTGTCTCTGGATATCAGTAAAAAACGGTGCAGGGCAAGCccagggagggggggggggtcgggCGGGGGTCTCTACTCGGATGAAAGTACAGTCGGGTTTACTGGTCTCAGAAGAGAGCTTTCTCTACAAAGGCTGAGTCCTCGGACTAGCCTCAGGCATTCCACACCCCAGAGTTTCCGGGACCCAGCTGAGAGCTTCAGCAGGACCCAGCCACGTGGCCTGCCCTGCGTCGCGGGGGCTCCGGCCTCCAGCTTCTCAGGAAGTCGGTGGCCGCGACCTTTGGTCCAACCCAGAAAAGGGCACTTGCTGAGCTGGCAGTTTCCCGGGGGATTGGTCAGGGGAGTAGGGACTGGGAGCTTGAGCAAGGTCCTTAGCTTGGGAACAGGACAGGAGTTCGAGACGCTCACCTCCACAACCGCAAACTCTGCCCCTGAAACTCTGGCTACTTCCTCCGGACCCAGAATCGCCTTTCTGAGTAAGAGATCACCTTGTACCGGCTCCCTAAATCCCCATCCTAcgtaaaaaacagaaataaataaataaaacatattaaaaaatgtaaaaagcccTGCAATCACTGGCTTCCATAGCCACTCTTCTTCTTGCTCATTAACCTCTCTGCTTCCACTTTTCCAGAATCCTCTTTGGGGTTTCAAGGTATTTGGTAAAAAAGACTTGCAATCACCAACATGGCTGAGTGCATTTGAGGCACTAGGAGCATAACTGCTCACAAGATCTCCTAGGAAGACGAGAATATTGATCCTCCACCTTAAATTTATGGACTACCCAAGGTTACCACGCAGGGCTTAATTTGGGGTTAGCGGACATAAAATGGTCTCAAGGTCCTCCTCCACCTAGAGCTGGCAGCGTGGCACACCAAGGCTGCTCTATCTTTCCCTAGCTTTGCTCCCTTCAAAAGAACAAGGCTTTTCTCTGTAAAAGAATGAACTCCAGCCTCGTTCCAGCACCTTTGGAAGCACAGTCTTCTGAGAGCAGGGAAACTTTAGATTGGGTCACCGTAGCAGGAAAGGAGAGCCCAGACATTTCTCCGGGAGGGGTGACACGGCAGGCCGGGTCGCAGATCCATAGAGCTCACGATGTGGCCACGTCTTGAGAACCGCCCTCGAACACAGGGCCAGGCAGCCGCGGGGAATCCCTTGGGACTAGAGGTTTCCGACTAGAGGTTTCCTCTACCTGACCATTAGATGGACTCGGTTGTTGAAACTTTTCTCGCCTCGCAGCCCGGGCCCGAGCTACCCCCAAAGGACCCGGAGAACTCCCAGGGATCCCAGGCGGGATGGGACATCACCCAGAGCGTCGAAGCCGCTTGCCACTGCTGCTGTCACAGTCacttggggagggggagactgCAACAGCGACCCGGACAGTCCCCTGTTTGCGGTGCTGTGCTCGGGTGCGGGGGCGCTGGGCGCGCTCCGGCGCGGAAGGAAATCGCCCCGCGTCCTCCCCGAAGCGGAGGGGGagagctggggggagggaggggagaggcggGCGCAGGGGCTGGCGGCTCGGGCCAGGTCGGTTTTGAATGGTTCGCAGGACGAATTGTTAGACCCCGagcaaggggggaggggggagagggaggggggctgGAAAGAGGAAACTTTCCTATAAAACTTCGAAAAGTCCCTCCTCCCCACGTCAGGCCAATGACACCGCTGCCCCCAAACTTTCCGCCCGCACGGAGGTATAAGAGCCGCCAAGTCCACAGCCCGCGCCCAACTCTCAGACACCTCGCGGGCTCGCCAGCACCGGCACCGGCTGCACTAGGCCCGAACGGGGCGCGCTTGCGGCCGTCGGGCGCCTTCTTTTTGGACCTCGGGGCCCTCCACACCGTCCCCTCCCCCGCCCGCCTCCCTCCCCGCCTCCAGCGCCCTCCCCGCGgaggtccccccacccccatcccgccTCCCTGCGTCCTCCGGGCCGCACCGCCCGGGCCGGCGCCGAGCGCGGGGAAGCTGGCGGGCTAGGGCGCCCCGCTCCTCTGCTCTACCCTCCCCCGTCCCGGCTCCGCGAGGCCGCACGTCGCCGCCCGCGAGATGATGCAGGACGTGTCCAGCTCGCCAGTCTCTCCGGCCGACGACAGCCTGAGCAACAGCGAGGAGGAGCCGGACCGGCAGCAGCCGGCGAGCGGCAAGCGCGGGGCTCGCAAGAGACGCAGCAGTCGGCGCAGCGCGGGCGGCAGCGCGGGGCCCGGCGGGGCAACGGGCGGGGGCATCGGAGGCGGCGACGAGCCGGGCAGCCCGGCCCAGGGCAAGCGCGGCAAGAAATCTGCgagcggaggcggcggcggcggcgcgggcggcggtggtggcggcggcggcggcagcagcagcgggGGCGGGAGCCCGCAGTCGTACGAGGAGCTGCAGACCCAGCGGGTCATGGCCAACGTGCGGGAGCGCCAGCGCACGCAGTCGCTGAACGAGGCGTTCGCCGCCCTGCGCAAGATCATCCCCACGCTGCCCTCGGACAAGCTGAGCAAGATTCAGACCCTCAAACTGGCGGCCAGGTACATCGACTTCCTGTACCAGGTCCTGCAGAGCGACGAGCTGGACTCCAAGATGGCAAGCTGCAGCTATGTGGCCCACGAGCGGCTCAGCTACGCCTTCTCGGTCTGGAGGATGGAGGGAGCCTGGTCCATGTCCGCGTCCCACTAGCAGCGGAGCTCCCCACCCCCTCGGCAGGCCGGAGACCTAGGTAAGGACCAGCTCCGGGGATCGATCGGGCCAGGCCGCGGGTCCCCTGGTCACCTCACCACTGTGCTGggtatcctccccacccccctccactcTCCTCGCTGCCCTCCACCTAGCCAGGCACCGCCACCTCATTCCACCCGCATCCCTGACAAGCAGTTCAGTCCCCACAGGGGAAACAGGTCCTAGGGTCGGGGAGAACCAGTGTGCCCagaagatgtgtatgtgtgtgtgcgcgcgcgggGGTGTGCATGACAGAAGACTGAGAAAGTCAAGCATAGGGGCCT
This genomic window from Mus caroli chromosome 12, CAROLI_EIJ_v1.1, whole genome shotgun sequence contains:
- the Twist1 gene encoding twist-related protein 1; its protein translation is MMQDVSSSPVSPADDSLSNSEEEPDRQQPASGKRGARKRRSSRRSAGGSAGPGGATGGGIGGGDEPGSPAQGKRGKKSASGGGGGGAGGGGGGGGGSSSGGGSPQSYEELQTQRVMANVRERQRTQSLNEAFAALRKIIPTLPSDKLSKIQTLKLAARYIDFLYQVLQSDELDSKMASCSYVAHERLSYAFSVWRMEGAWSMSASH